Proteins encoded in a region of the Tumebacillus sp. BK434 genome:
- a CDS encoding non-ribosomal peptide synthetase, translated as MTTQSELYALHASFAQQRLWFLDQLSPGQALYNMPAALRLCGPLQTAALEMTLREIVRRHETLRTTFRLQDDELMQMVSIEQEHHLPLHDLTGLDESERAAQLNTLLREAAGQPFDLSAGPLFRTDLFKVQDEEHILLLNLHHIISDGWSMGVLVRELSALYGAFVDGMPSPLEELPIQYADYAHFQRDWMQDEALDGLIEFWKNELGHDSYALQLPTDHPRPPGTSVSGDTVAFALPRELNEPLQALCQAEHATPFMVLAAVFQTLLYRYTGQTDLRMGTPVAGRDSEEVEGLIGFFVNNVVLRADLSGTPSFREVLQRVKKSALAAFEHQEVPFEKLVEELQPERDLSVSPLFQVLFVLQNAPLANLELKGLEWSLLDLHSGTAKFDLTLSMSETADGLQGELEYKTDLFERATMERMGGHFGNLLAAVLQDPSRPVSEVPFLSDAELEQLLVDFNSTDKDYPQEHGLHELFERQVERTPDSIALIDGDTRLTYAELNARANQIASHLAAKGIAPGKLVGLYMNRSAALVTALLAVLKTGAAYVPLDPNYPAERVLFTLEDASVALLITETAHADRLQGHGCELLCLDAAEAELSAHTGAGNLPASSTPTDLAYVIYTSGSTGRPKGVAIEHHSAVTLVHWAHEAYAPDEYAGVLFSTSICFDLSIFELFVPLAGGGKVILAENALALPELPARDEVTLINTVPSAIAELHRMQAIPLSVRVINLAGEPLKGALVQALYGVPTVEKVYNLYGPSEDTTYSTYALIERESQKQPLIGRPLPRTKAYVLSPELQPVPLGAPGELLLGGGGLARGYLNRPELTAEKFIPSPFAEGERLYRTGDLVRYLPDGSLDYLGRLDHQVKVRGFRIELGEIEAVLLAHPQVQEATVIVREDQPGDQRVVAYVVAAGEELPTASDLRTAVKQKLPDYMVPSAFLLLDALPLTPNGKIDRKALPAPDPSSATTEYIAPRTETETKLAALWAELLGIERVGIHDNFYDLGGHSLLAMQLVTRVRPVFAVELPVRSLFEVATVAELSTMIETLQQQQATAPSRPTMKKLNRERRTL; from the coding sequence TTGACTACACAATCGGAACTTTACGCATTGCACGCCTCGTTTGCCCAGCAGCGGCTCTGGTTCCTCGACCAGCTGAGCCCGGGGCAGGCACTCTATAACATGCCGGCCGCCCTGCGCCTCTGCGGACCGCTGCAGACCGCAGCACTTGAAATGACCCTGCGGGAGATCGTGCGCCGTCATGAGACGCTGCGCACGACCTTCCGCCTGCAGGATGACGAACTGATGCAGATGGTCAGCATCGAGCAGGAGCATCACCTGCCTTTGCACGACCTGACCGGGCTGGATGAGTCGGAACGGGCAGCGCAGTTGAACACCCTTCTGCGCGAGGCGGCCGGCCAGCCGTTCGATCTGAGCGCTGGCCCGCTCTTCCGCACCGATCTCTTTAAAGTGCAGGACGAGGAGCACATCCTGCTGCTCAACCTCCACCACATCATCTCCGACGGCTGGTCGATGGGTGTGCTCGTCCGCGAGCTGTCGGCGCTGTACGGCGCATTTGTGGACGGCATGCCTTCCCCGCTGGAAGAGCTGCCGATCCAGTACGCCGACTACGCCCACTTCCAGCGCGACTGGATGCAGGACGAGGCGCTCGACGGCCTGATCGAATTTTGGAAAAACGAACTGGGCCACGACTCGTACGCGCTGCAGCTGCCGACCGACCATCCGCGTCCGCCCGGCACGAGCGTAAGCGGCGACACAGTTGCTTTTGCCCTGCCCCGCGAGCTGAACGAGCCGCTGCAAGCGCTGTGTCAGGCGGAACATGCCACCCCGTTCATGGTGCTGGCAGCCGTGTTCCAGACGCTGCTCTACCGCTATACCGGACAGACCGACCTGCGCATGGGCACCCCGGTCGCCGGACGCGATTCGGAAGAAGTTGAAGGCTTGATCGGATTCTTCGTCAACAACGTCGTGCTGCGTGCCGACCTGTCGGGCACCCCGTCCTTCCGCGAAGTGCTGCAACGCGTGAAAAAATCGGCTCTGGCAGCCTTTGAGCACCAGGAAGTGCCGTTTGAGAAGCTCGTCGAAGAGCTGCAGCCGGAGCGCGACCTGAGCGTATCGCCCCTGTTCCAAGTGCTCTTCGTGCTGCAAAACGCGCCGCTGGCCAACCTTGAGCTGAAAGGGCTCGAGTGGAGTCTGCTCGACCTGCACAGCGGCACGGCCAAATTTGACCTGACGCTGTCGATGAGCGAGACGGCAGACGGCCTGCAAGGGGAGCTGGAATACAAGACCGATCTGTTCGAACGCGCGACTATGGAGCGGATGGGCGGCCATTTTGGCAACCTGCTCGCTGCCGTCCTGCAAGACCCGTCCCGCCCGGTGAGCGAAGTGCCGTTCTTGTCGGACGCGGAGCTGGAGCAGCTGTTGGTGGATTTCAACTCCACCGACAAAGACTATCCGCAGGAACACGGTCTGCATGAGCTGTTCGAACGCCAAGTGGAACGCACGCCTGACAGCATTGCGCTGATCGACGGCGACACTCGACTGACTTATGCCGAGCTGAACGCGCGCGCGAATCAGATCGCCAGCCATCTCGCTGCAAAAGGTATCGCGCCGGGCAAGCTGGTCGGTCTGTACATGAACCGCTCGGCCGCCCTCGTAACCGCTCTGCTCGCCGTGCTGAAGACGGGCGCCGCTTACGTGCCGCTCGACCCGAACTATCCGGCGGAGCGCGTGCTGTTCACGCTGGAAGACGCCAGCGTTGCCCTGCTGATCACCGAGACCGCTCATGCTGACCGCCTGCAAGGGCATGGCTGTGAACTGCTCTGCCTCGATGCGGCCGAAGCGGAACTTTCCGCCCACACCGGCGCGGGCAACCTGCCGGCCAGCTCCACCCCGACTGACCTCGCCTACGTCATCTATACGTCCGGCTCGACAGGTCGCCCGAAAGGCGTGGCGATCGAGCACCACAGCGCCGTGACGCTCGTGCATTGGGCGCATGAAGCGTATGCGCCGGACGAGTACGCCGGGGTGCTGTTCTCGACGTCGATCTGCTTCGACCTGTCGATCTTCGAACTGTTCGTCCCGCTCGCGGGCGGCGGCAAGGTGATCCTCGCCGAAAATGCGCTGGCGCTGCCAGAACTGCCAGCCCGTGATGAAGTGACCTTGATCAACACCGTGCCCTCGGCCATCGCCGAACTGCACCGGATGCAGGCGATCCCGTTAAGCGTCCGCGTGATCAACCTCGCCGGGGAACCGCTGAAAGGCGCGCTCGTCCAGGCGCTGTACGGCGTGCCGACCGTTGAGAAAGTCTACAACCTCTACGGCCCGTCCGAAGACACGACCTACTCCACCTACGCCCTGATCGAGCGGGAGAGTCAAAAGCAGCCGCTGATCGGCCGTCCTCTGCCGCGCACCAAAGCCTACGTGCTCAGCCCGGAGCTGCAGCCCGTTCCGCTCGGCGCACCCGGTGAACTTTTGCTCGGCGGCGGCGGTCTGGCCCGCGGCTATCTGAACCGCCCGGAGCTGACGGCAGAAAAATTCATCCCGAGCCCGTTTGCGGAAGGCGAACGCCTTTACCGCACCGGCGACCTCGTGCGCTATCTGCCGGACGGTTCGCTCGACTACCTCGGCCGCCTCGACCATCAGGTCAAAGTGCGCGGCTTCCGCATCGAGCTCGGCGAGATCGAAGCGGTGCTGCTGGCGCACCCGCAGGTACAGGAAGCGACCGTCATCGTCCGCGAAGACCAGCCGGGCGATCAGCGCGTCGTCGCCTATGTCGTCGCGGCTGGCGAGGAGCTCCCGACCGCGAGCGACCTGCGCACTGCTGTTAAACAAAAGCTGCCCGACTACATGGTGCCGTCGGCGTTCCTGTTGCTGGATGCGCTGCCCCTGACTCCGAACGGCAAGATCGACCGCAAAGCGCTGCCTGCGCCCGACCCTTCCAGCGCGACGACCGAATACATCGCGCCGCGCACCGAGACGGAAACCAAGCTGGCCGCGCTCTGGGCGGAGCTGCTCGGCATCGAGCGCGTCGGCATCCACGACAATTTCTACGACCTCGGCGGCCATTCGCTGCTCGCCATGCAGCTCGTCACCCGCGTTCGTCCCGTCTTCGCGGTGGAACTGCCGGTGCGCTCCTTGTTTGAAGTGGCGACGGTCGCCGAGCTGTCCACGATGATCGAAACCTTGCAGCAACAGCAGGCCACAGCGCCCAGCAGACCGACGATGAAAAAGCTGAACCGGGAGCGCAGAACGCTCTAA
- a CDS encoding non-ribosomal peptide synthetase, with translation MKSLVDLLRYWAAQQPDHLAYLYLREGEIEEARLTYGELDEKARAIAATLQQMGAQGERALLLYHQGLDFIAAFFGCLYAGVTAVPVYPPKMNRNMIRLEAIATDATPKFSLTTGPIWSRVEPMLADQPELQKMQWLATDEVDTRAAAGWNSPQADEATLAFIQYTSGSTGTPKGVMVSHGNLLHNEAMITEAFSQHKDSLVLGWLPLYHDMGLIGNVLQPLYVGASCILMSPVDFLQHPIRWLQAISSYKATTSGGPNFAYELCARKVTPEQIAALDLSSWTVAFNGAEPINPDVLDLFADTFAPAGFRKEAFFPCYGLAEATLFVTGGAQTELPIVKAVEKEALNGNRVVFCEERSDRTQLFVSSGHAFLEQRVLIVNPETGIECPAAEVGEIWVKGPSAAQGYWQKPELSAATFAARITDTGEGPFMRTGDLGFMQDGELYVTGRLKDLIIIRGRNHYPQDIENTVAACHPALKPGAGAAFSVDVHGEERLVLVQEVERAVWRSVNVEEVSAAVRQAVAYHHELQVHAVVLIKPASIPKTSSGKIQRHACRNQFLDGTLATIASDVLASDASEAVVDLSREELLALPEADRGAALTSFLTGACAAVIGVTQKQIAPEQSLHALGMDSLMAVELKHRVEASFGVELTMGDVLDGPSVNELTALILSRIDGAGAVAALDSVLADVAEFPLSYGQKALYFLQSVNPQSAAYNISKALRITASLDEQQLQVAYAALLARHPQLRVTFDMLEDQPVQRVAEDAEASFAVLDAAGLSDEQVLAAANAEANRPFDLKKGPLLRMTLWKRGERDHLLVIAAHHIAVDFWSFGVLLKEFGALYAGTPLPAGHGDRYFDYVRWQQELLQSAEGERMKAFWQQQLSGPLPVLDLPADRTRPAVLSERGAALPFVLPEELTGRLKALAKESGATLYAVLLAAFQALLHRYTAQEDIVVGSPSAGRSAAKFADTVGYFVNPVVLRSLVASDAPFAELVGQVKHSVRAALKHQDYPFPLLVEQLQPNRDASYPPLFNVMFNLQSGALWKEDALVALAMGQGGAKLTAGGLPMESVALTQEHAQFDLSLMMGEADGKLSGVFEYSTALFDRATIERMSGHLATLLGGIAEDPSRAIADLPLLTAAEQALLPAWNGALGTLPDAALHQLVEAQVERTPDAAAVVYEDTVLTFAELNARANRTARALQAHGVSADVPVGICMERSPELVIALLAVLKAGGAYVPLDPSYPQERLAWIAEDTQVPVVLTQSSLVDTVPARQAKLICLDSAAEMLNEYGADNLNAVVEPHQLAYILYTSGSTGRPKGVEIPHRAIVNHMLWMLDAYPMGSTDKILQKTPIGFDASVWEFWAPLLSGATLVMARPGGHRDSGYLAQTVKEHGITVLQLVPTMLGLLLEEPELTAGTALKHVFCGGEALPLDLQTRFFQVLDAGLHNLYGPTECTIDATFWDCKQGFAGRSVPIGRPVTNTQVYVLDAQLRPVPALALGELHIGGAGLARGYHNRPDLTAEKFVTHPESGERLYKTGDLARFLPDGTLEYAGRLDHQVKIRGFRIELGEIEAVLKEHPDVRDAVVTAREEHGDQRLIAYLIAAAAPNADLRGFVKQKLPEYMVPAAFVLLDAFPLLPNGKVDLKSLPAPTLGQTTSATPYIAPATPTEEKLAALWSDVLGVERIGTADNFFERGGHSLMAMQIVTRVRRQFSVELPVARLFETPTIAQLAAVIDASGTAPAKPKKPAMSKLSRAAHRIDS, from the coding sequence ATGAAATCACTCGTCGACCTGCTCCGTTATTGGGCGGCCCAGCAGCCGGATCATCTGGCGTATCTGTACCTGCGCGAAGGCGAGATCGAAGAGGCGCGACTGACGTATGGCGAACTGGACGAAAAAGCCCGCGCCATCGCCGCCACGCTGCAGCAGATGGGTGCGCAAGGCGAACGCGCCCTGCTGCTCTATCACCAGGGGCTGGACTTTATCGCCGCCTTCTTCGGCTGCCTGTACGCGGGCGTGACGGCGGTGCCGGTCTACCCGCCGAAGATGAACCGCAACATGATCCGCCTCGAAGCGATCGCCACCGACGCGACGCCGAAGTTTTCCCTGACCACCGGGCCGATCTGGAGCCGGGTCGAACCGATGCTCGCCGACCAGCCGGAGCTGCAGAAGATGCAATGGCTGGCGACCGATGAGGTGGACACCAGAGCGGCTGCCGGATGGAACAGCCCGCAGGCCGACGAAGCGACGCTCGCCTTCATCCAATACACCTCCGGCTCGACCGGCACGCCCAAGGGCGTCATGGTCAGCCACGGCAACCTGCTGCACAACGAAGCGATGATCACCGAAGCGTTTTCCCAGCACAAAGACTCGCTGGTGCTCGGCTGGCTGCCGCTCTATCACGACATGGGACTGATCGGCAACGTGCTGCAGCCGCTGTACGTCGGCGCTTCCTGCATTCTGATGTCGCCGGTCGACTTTTTGCAGCATCCGATCCGCTGGCTGCAGGCGATCTCTTCCTATAAAGCGACAACGAGCGGCGGCCCGAACTTCGCCTACGAACTCTGCGCGCGCAAAGTGACGCCGGAGCAGATCGCCGCGCTCGACCTCAGCTCGTGGACGGTGGCGTTTAACGGGGCTGAACCGATCAACCCGGACGTGCTCGACCTGTTTGCCGACACGTTTGCCCCGGCCGGCTTCCGCAAAGAAGCGTTTTTCCCGTGCTACGGGTTGGCCGAGGCTACTTTGTTTGTGACGGGCGGTGCGCAGACGGAGCTGCCGATCGTGAAAGCGGTGGAGAAGGAAGCTTTAAACGGCAACCGGGTCGTGTTCTGCGAGGAGCGCAGCGACCGCACTCAGCTCTTCGTGTCGTCGGGACACGCCTTCTTGGAGCAGCGCGTGCTGATCGTCAACCCGGAGACGGGCATCGAGTGTCCGGCAGCCGAAGTTGGCGAGATCTGGGTCAAGGGGCCGAGTGCGGCACAAGGGTATTGGCAGAAGCCGGAGCTGTCAGCGGCGACGTTTGCCGCGCGGATCACCGACACGGGGGAAGGCCCGTTTATGCGGACCGGGGATCTCGGGTTCATGCAGGACGGGGAATTGTACGTGACGGGGCGCTTGAAAGACCTGATCATCATCCGCGGCCGCAACCACTATCCGCAGGACATTGAAAACACGGTGGCGGCGTGCCACCCGGCGCTGAAGCCGGGCGCGGGTGCCGCGTTCTCGGTCGATGTGCACGGCGAAGAGCGCTTAGTGCTGGTGCAGGAAGTGGAGCGCGCCGTGTGGCGGAGCGTCAATGTCGAGGAAGTTTCGGCGGCCGTCCGCCAAGCGGTCGCCTACCATCATGAGCTGCAGGTGCATGCGGTCGTGCTGATCAAGCCCGCGTCGATCCCCAAGACCTCGTCGGGCAAAATCCAGCGCCACGCCTGCCGCAACCAGTTCCTCGACGGCACGCTGGCCACCATCGCCAGCGACGTGCTGGCAAGCGATGCCTCGGAAGCGGTCGTGGATCTGTCCCGCGAAGAGCTTCTGGCCCTGCCGGAAGCCGATCGTGGCGCGGCGCTGACCTCGTTTTTGACCGGAGCGTGCGCCGCCGTGATCGGCGTGACGCAAAAGCAGATCGCGCCGGAACAGTCGCTGCACGCGCTCGGCATGGACTCGCTGATGGCGGTCGAGCTGAAGCACCGCGTCGAAGCGTCGTTTGGCGTGGAACTGACGATGGGCGACGTGCTGGACGGCCCGAGCGTAAACGAGTTGACGGCGCTGATCCTTTCACGGATCGATGGCGCAGGGGCGGTCGCAGCTCTGGACTCCGTCTTGGCAGACGTGGCGGAGTTTCCGCTGTCATACGGGCAGAAGGCGCTCTACTTTCTGCAGAGCGTCAACCCGCAAAGCGCCGCCTACAACATCTCGAAGGCGCTGCGCATCACCGCGTCCCTTGATGAACAGCAACTGCAGGTTGCGTACGCCGCCCTTTTGGCGCGCCACCCGCAGCTGCGCGTGACGTTTGACATGCTGGAGGATCAACCGGTGCAACGCGTGGCGGAGGACGCCGAGGCGTCGTTTGCCGTACTGGACGCCGCCGGGCTGTCTGACGAGCAGGTGCTGGCCGCAGCGAACGCGGAAGCCAACCGACCGTTCGATCTGAAAAAAGGGCCGCTGCTGCGCATGACATTATGGAAGCGCGGCGAACGCGACCATCTGCTGGTGATCGCCGCGCATCACATCGCCGTCGACTTCTGGTCGTTTGGCGTGCTCCTGAAAGAGTTTGGCGCGCTGTATGCGGGCACTCCGCTGCCGGCGGGCCACGGCGACCGCTACTTCGACTATGTGCGCTGGCAGCAGGAGCTCCTGCAAAGCGCGGAAGGCGAGCGGATGAAAGCGTTCTGGCAGCAACAGCTGAGCGGCCCGCTGCCGGTGCTCGACCTCCCGGCCGACCGCACCCGTCCGGCCGTGCTGTCGGAGCGTGGCGCTGCCCTGCCGTTTGTGCTGCCGGAGGAACTGACTGGGCGCTTGAAGGCGCTGGCGAAAGAGTCGGGCGCAACGCTGTACGCGGTGCTGCTGGCAGCGTTCCAAGCGCTTCTGCACCGCTACACCGCTCAGGAGGACATCGTGGTCGGCTCGCCGAGCGCCGGGCGCAGCGCGGCGAAGTTCGCCGATACGGTCGGCTATTTCGTCAACCCGGTCGTGCTGCGCAGCCTCGTCGCGTCCGACGCTCCGTTCGCCGAGCTGGTCGGGCAGGTGAAACACAGCGTCCGCGCTGCGCTGAAGCATCAGGACTACCCGTTCCCGCTCTTGGTGGAACAGCTGCAGCCGAACCGCGATGCAAGCTATCCGCCCTTGTTCAACGTGATGTTCAATCTGCAGTCGGGCGCTTTGTGGAAAGAAGACGCGCTGGTGGCGCTGGCCATGGGACAAGGCGGCGCGAAGCTGACAGCAGGCGGCTTGCCGATGGAGTCGGTCGCACTGACGCAGGAGCACGCGCAGTTCGACCTCTCGCTGATGATGGGCGAGGCGGACGGCAAGCTGTCCGGCGTGTTCGAGTACAGCACCGCGCTGTTCGACCGGGCGACCATCGAGCGGATGAGCGGGCACTTAGCCACGCTGCTCGGCGGCATCGCCGAAGATCCGTCGCGCGCGATCGCCGACCTGCCGCTGCTCACCGCTGCCGAACAAGCGCTGCTCCCAGCGTGGAACGGAGCGCTCGGGACCCTGCCTGACGCGGCCCTGCATCAGCTGGTGGAAGCGCAGGTCGAGCGCACGCCGGACGCAGCGGCGGTGGTGTATGAGGACACCGTTCTGACCTTCGCCGAGCTGAACGCCCGCGCCAACCGCACGGCGCGCGCCCTGCAGGCGCACGGCGTCAGCGCCGACGTGCCGGTCGGGATCTGCATGGAGCGCTCGCCGGAGCTGGTGATCGCCCTGCTCGCCGTCCTGAAAGCGGGCGGCGCGTACGTGCCGCTCGACCCGTCCTATCCGCAGGAGCGCCTCGCCTGGATCGCCGAAGACACGCAGGTGCCGGTCGTGCTGACCCAGTCCTCGCTCGTCGACACCGTTCCGGCCCGGCAGGCGAAACTGATCTGCCTCGACTCCGCAGCGGAAATGCTGAACGAGTATGGAGCTGACAACCTGAACGCGGTCGTGGAGCCGCACCAACTGGCCTACATCCTTTATACATCCGGCTCCACCGGCCGCCCGAAAGGCGTGGAGATCCCGCACCGGGCCATCGTCAACCACATGCTCTGGATGCTGGACGCCTACCCGATGGGCAGCACCGATAAGATTTTGCAGAAAACGCCGATCGGCTTCGACGCCTCCGTCTGGGAGTTCTGGGCGCCGCTCCTGTCCGGTGCGACGCTCGTCATGGCCCGCCCCGGCGGGCATCGGGACAGCGGCTACCTGGCCCAGACGGTCAAGGAGCACGGGATCACCGTGCTGCAGCTCGTGCCGACCATGCTCGGCCTCCTGCTGGAAGAGCCGGAGCTAACGGCCGGCACCGCATTGAAACACGTTTTCTGCGGCGGCGAGGCGTTGCCGCTCGATCTCCAGACCCGCTTCTTCCAAGTGCTCGACGCCGGGCTGCACAACTTGTACGGCCCGACCGAATGCACGATTGACGCGACGTTCTGGGATTGCAAACAGGGCTTCGCGGGGCGCAGCGTCCCGATCGGCCGCCCGGTGACGAACACGCAGGTCTATGTGCTCGACGCGCAGCTGCGCCCCGTACCGGCGCTTGCGCTCGGCGAACTGCACATCGGCGGCGCCGGGCTGGCCCGCGGCTACCACAACCGCCCCGATTTGACGGCGGAGAAGTTCGTGACGCATCCCGAGTCGGGCGAACGCCTGTACAAGACGGGCGATCTCGCCCGCTTCCTGCCGGACGGTACGCTGGAATATGCGGGCCGCCTCGACCATCAGGTGAAGATCCGCGGCTTCCGCATCGAGCTCGGCGAGATCGAAGCGGTGCTAAAAGAGCATCCGGACGTGCGCGACGCGGTCGTCACCGCCCGCGAAGAGCACGGCGACCAGCGGCTGATCGCATACCTGATCGCAGCGGCCGCCCCGAATGCCGACCTGCGCGGCTTCGTCAAACAGAAGCTGCCCGAGTACATGGTACCCGCCGCCTTCGTCCTGCTGGACGCGTTCCCGCTGCTGCCAAACGGCAAAGTCGATCTGAAATCCCTGCCCGCACCTACTCTCGGCCAGACCACGTCCGCCACACCGTACATCGCCCCGGCCACGCCGACCGAAGAGAAGCTGGCGGCGCTGTGGAGCGACGTGCTGGGCGTGGAGCGCATCGGCACGGCCGACAACTTCTTTGAGCGCGGCGGGCATTCGCTGATGGCGATGCAGATCGTCACCCGCGTGCGCCGCCAGTTCAGCGTCGAGCTGCCGGTCGCGCGCCTGTTCGAAACGCCGACGATCGCCCAGCTCGCCGCCGTGATCGACGCGTCGGGCACCGCGCCGGCCAAGCCGAAAAAGCCGGCGATGAGCAAGCTGTCCCGCGCGGCGCACCGCATTGATTCGTAA
- a CDS encoding DJ-1/PfpI family protein — MKALFLLYEGFADFEINILGIQLRRQYEIVTTAAEPCDFVTGVSGLRFAPHVQLADVSVDDYDLLIIPGGDPADLIGKDHLKRLVVEFRRQDKWIAAICGGPVLLADAGVLGDAKFRVDEEPDNELVKDLFNWDNQVEEDVVITPGFITGVGSAYVEFAVAVAQQLGVIDEERAKGQLEFFKNGSVS; from the coding sequence ATGAAGGCATTGTTTTTACTTTATGAGGGCTTCGCAGATTTCGAAATTAACATCCTGGGCATTCAACTCCGCCGCCAATATGAGATCGTCACCACGGCAGCCGAGCCGTGCGACTTCGTGACCGGCGTCAGCGGTCTGCGCTTCGCGCCGCACGTGCAGTTGGCAGACGTTAGCGTCGACGACTACGACCTGCTGATCATCCCGGGCGGCGACCCGGCCGATCTGATCGGCAAAGACCATCTGAAACGGCTGGTCGTCGAGTTCCGCCGCCAGGACAAATGGATCGCGGCGATCTGCGGCGGCCCGGTGCTGCTCGCCGATGCGGGTGTGCTTGGCGATGCCAAGTTCCGCGTGGACGAAGAACCGGACAACGAACTGGTCAAAGACCTGTTCAACTGGGACAACCAAGTCGAAGAAGATGTGGTCATCACGCCGGGCTTCATCACCGGCGTCGGCTCCGCGTACGTGGAGTTTGCCGTGGCCGTGGCGCAGCAGCTCGGCGTGATCGACGAAGAGCGTGCAAAAGGGCAGTTGGAGTTCTTCAAAAACGGCTCCGTCAGTTAG
- a CDS encoding phage tail sheath subtilisin-like domain-containing protein — protein sequence MAGGKWTILDTLDPSQRSGFYINFVADAAAGVQAGVQGVVAIPVTAPWGPEGQLVKITSDLEFAAAFSRLEEGSAKNLVLQALKGGASTVLAYRMAVGAKAATATLKAGATDAVKATAVYTGAYGNELTVSVTDAVAGAKEFKIFDGAKVLEKFSFDGTATGLIAAVNGQSHYVELTKLADGTFTTAVNEPLTGGASGQAVTNAEYSDALAVLEGHAYEFNILTIGSGEGDLQETAAEFIRRLRGEGHFVQLVLGHSANGDFDGAKAAALGLNHEGIVYHNIGVKLGGKTLTPAEFSGRIAGMIAGAGPDASITYALIGGIDGLANLLNHNQIREANKAGLVAAFYDGETYRIEKGINTLTSYSGTQHEGYSKIKNISVLDAIGNALTISANKNYIGKVLNDEVGRDALLGAIRAAFDIFEQGRLIQKGSLVGLDPTRPSVGDQVFLDLRVTPIDAMEEIYTTIRVGR from the coding sequence ATGGCAGGAGGAAAATGGACGATTCTCGATACTCTCGATCCGTCTCAACGTTCTGGTTTCTATATTAACTTTGTAGCAGATGCAGCAGCAGGTGTGCAGGCAGGCGTGCAAGGCGTCGTGGCGATCCCGGTCACTGCGCCGTGGGGTCCGGAAGGCCAGCTGGTGAAGATCACGTCCGATCTGGAATTTGCAGCGGCGTTCTCCCGTCTGGAGGAAGGCTCGGCGAAGAATCTCGTGCTGCAAGCGCTGAAAGGCGGCGCCAGCACCGTTCTGGCCTACCGCATGGCGGTCGGCGCAAAAGCTGCGACCGCGACCTTGAAGGCGGGCGCGACCGATGCGGTCAAAGCGACTGCCGTCTACACCGGCGCATACGGCAACGAGCTGACCGTCTCGGTCACCGATGCGGTGGCAGGCGCGAAAGAATTCAAGATCTTCGACGGTGCGAAAGTGCTGGAGAAATTCAGCTTTGACGGCACTGCGACCGGCCTGATCGCAGCGGTGAACGGCCAGTCCCACTACGTGGAGCTGACCAAGCTTGCCGACGGCACGTTCACCACGGCGGTCAACGAGCCGCTGACGGGCGGTGCATCCGGTCAGGCGGTGACCAACGCCGAGTATTCGGACGCGCTTGCCGTGCTCGAAGGCCATGCGTATGAATTCAACATTTTGACGATCGGTTCCGGCGAGGGCGACCTGCAGGAGACGGCAGCCGAATTCATCCGCCGACTGCGCGGCGAAGGCCACTTTGTGCAGCTCGTGCTCGGTCACAGCGCCAATGGCGATTTTGACGGTGCGAAAGCGGCAGCGCTCGGCCTGAACCACGAAGGCATCGTCTACCACAACATCGGCGTCAAGCTGGGCGGCAAGACCCTGACCCCGGCCGAGTTCTCCGGCCGCATCGCCGGCATGATCGCCGGTGCCGGCCCGGATGCCTCGATCACCTATGCGCTGATCGGCGGCATCGACGGCCTGGCCAACCTGCTCAACCACAACCAAATCCGCGAAGCCAACAAAGCGGGTCTGGTCGCCGCCTTCTACGACGGTGAGACCTACCGCATCGAAAAAGGCATCAACACGCTGACGTCCTACTCCGGCACGCAGCATGAAGGCTATTCCAAGATCAAGAACATCTCCGTCCTCGATGCGATCGGCAACGCCCTGACCATCTCGGCGAACAAAAACTACATCGGCAAAGTGCTCAACGACGAAGTCGGCCGCGATGCGCTGCTCGGCGCGATCCGCGCGGCGTTCGACATCTTTGAGCAGGGCCGCCTGATCCAAAAAGGCTCGCTGGTCGGCCTCGACCCGACCCGTCCGTCGGTCGGCGACCAAGTCTTCCTCGACCTGCGCGTCACTCCGATCGACGCGATGGAAGAAATCTATACAACGATCCGAGTGGGCCGCTAA
- a CDS encoding phage tail tube protein, with protein MAMNAGYAINGSFGTLYEGDTFMANCKKVEAKVTIDKEELKLSSTRRTGYKSKGVKGEGTIGLYKVDSKFLERVTSYMSNERSVQFVGQLLVVLDDPESLGVEKVLLKNVKFWEVNFGWTLDSILEEEIPFTFEDIQISSAIKGDATKAR; from the coding sequence ATGGCGATGAACGCAGGCTACGCGATTAACGGTTCCTTCGGCACCTTGTACGAAGGCGATACCTTTATGGCGAATTGCAAAAAAGTAGAAGCAAAAGTAACGATCGACAAAGAGGAGCTCAAGCTCTCCTCGACCCGCCGCACCGGCTACAAATCGAAAGGCGTCAAAGGCGAAGGCACGATCGGCCTGTACAAAGTCGACTCCAAGTTCCTCGAGCGCGTCACCTCCTACATGAGCAACGAGCGCTCCGTGCAGTTCGTCGGCCAGCTCCTCGTCGTGCTCGACGATCCGGAGTCTCTGGGCGTGGAGAAAGTGCTGCTCAAGAACGTCAAGTTCTGGGAAGTCAACTTCGGCTGGACGCTCGACTCGATCCTCGAAGAAGAGATTCCGTTCACCTTCGAAGACATCCAGATCTCGTCGGCGATCAAAGGCGACGCGACGAAAGCCCGTTAA